A part of Candidatus Angelobacter sp. genomic DNA contains:
- a CDS encoding Gfo/Idh/MocA family oxidoreductase — protein sequence VLNGGGALNDFGCYGADLATWFMDGQRPVSVFATTQHIKPDVYPKVEDEATIVITYPKAQAILQASWNWPFDRKDMEIYGRTGYVLVPRSNLLRVRFADKNQETEITPPAMSGPDADPISYLAAVARKEITPSGLSSLSVNMTVVEILDAAHESARTGKRIHFKPK from the coding sequence CGTGCTGAACGGTGGGGGCGCGCTGAATGATTTTGGCTGTTACGGCGCGGACCTGGCGACGTGGTTCATGGACGGTCAACGGCCCGTGTCCGTGTTTGCCACGACACAGCATATCAAGCCGGACGTTTATCCGAAGGTCGAGGATGAGGCGACCATCGTGATCACCTATCCGAAAGCGCAGGCCATACTACAGGCATCCTGGAACTGGCCTTTCGACCGCAAGGATATGGAAATCTATGGTCGCACGGGTTACGTGCTCGTGCCGCGCTCGAACCTGTTACGCGTGCGATTCGCCGACAAAAACCAGGAGACCGAAATCACGCCGCCAGCGATGTCGGGTCCGGATGCCGATCCAATTTCCTACCTTGCGGCAGTGGCGCGGAAGGAAATCACGCCGTCGGGACTGTCTTCACTTTCAGTCAACATGACGGTGGTGGAGATTCTTGACGCCGCCCATGAGTCTGCGCGGACGGGAAAGCGGATTCATTTCAAGCCAAAGTAA